From the genome of Streptomyces sp. NBC_01260, one region includes:
- a CDS encoding PIN domain-containing protein, with translation MSERIETVVLDSEGLSAWITQDRKLLAMLQVFHDMGADLVIGANTIVEVTHSRTNMPRLNWTLSRIKVEPVTEQAAKTAAELLKAAGLHGHKYAIDATVAEVALRQPKPVALLTSDRDDMTKLCGNQVRVIPL, from the coding sequence GTGAGCGAGCGCATCGAGACCGTCGTCCTGGACTCGGAAGGGCTCTCCGCCTGGATCACCCAGGACCGCAAGCTCCTCGCGATGCTTCAGGTCTTCCACGACATGGGAGCCGACCTGGTGATCGGGGCCAACACCATCGTGGAAGTCACCCACTCCCGCACCAACATGCCACGCCTGAACTGGACCCTGTCCCGGATCAAAGTGGAACCGGTCACCGAACAGGCGGCGAAAACGGCAGCGGAGCTCCTCAAAGCCGCCGGGCTGCACGGACACAAGTACGCCATCGACGCCACGGTCGCCGAGGTTGCCCTGCGCCAGCCGAAACCCGTCGCCCTCCTGACCTCCGACAGGGACGACATGACCAAACTCTGCGGCAAT
- a CDS encoding type II toxin-antitoxin system CcdA family antitoxin, giving the protein MSSTTRITVTLPSDQVAELRKLTDNVSGYVAEAVARQIRHQLLGDDLRRHEEEHGPFSDEELAEARAKIFGSAGSSKDADAA; this is encoded by the coding sequence ATGTCCTCGACGACTCGCATCACCGTCACACTCCCCAGCGACCAAGTGGCGGAGCTCCGCAAGCTCACGGACAACGTCTCCGGCTACGTGGCGGAAGCCGTGGCCCGCCAGATCCGGCACCAGCTCCTGGGCGACGACCTCCGCCGCCACGAGGAAGAGCACGGGCCCTTCAGCGACGAGGAGCTCGCCGAGGCCCGCGCGAAGATCTTCGGCTCCGCCGGCTCCTCCAAGGACGCGGACGCCGCGTGA
- a CDS encoding GmrSD restriction endonuclease domain-containing protein — MTEQAFGIDKIQLVKLLRRVAEGEAQLPEFQRGWVWPDHNIIGLLASISRGYPVGTLMLLQTGGDVRFKCRPVEGATPPPGIEPDTLILDGQQRMTSLFQSLMLGKPVETQNQRKQRITGWFYVDMVKALDPHADREDAIRLLPADRVVRSFRGDLIEDYSTSEKEYAARLFPLSQLFSNRDWSYGYEDYWKDQGQDGRKWWRDFEEAFVRPFELYQVPVIELGKQTERQAVCQVFEKVNTGGVTLTVFELLTATYAAEEFDLRDHWNNVVRAAWKAPEYRVLKEVANTDFLQAVTLMATAARRAEAATVGIDEERLPRIGCKRKDMLELGLDEYRRYAPLVVQGFKDAAKFLRQQYLFDTKFLPYGTQLIPLAAILSTLGAQAEPAGAQQKLARWYWCGVFGELYGGSTETRFSHDLPETVGWVRGTGAEPRTIRDARFSESRLLTLRTRNSAAYKGIYALLMKEGAIDWRTGEKTEITEYFAEAVDIHHIFPQAWCERENIARGTYNSIVNKTPLTGRTNRIIGGTAPSAYLPRLARNAEVDADTVANHIRTHLVDPALLAKDDFAGFFEARQQALVEAIETVTGKAVVTEDGYPATGVVDEDEGDED; from the coding sequence GTGACTGAGCAAGCATTCGGGATCGACAAGATTCAGTTGGTCAAACTGCTGCGGCGGGTGGCAGAGGGCGAAGCGCAGTTACCGGAGTTCCAGCGCGGCTGGGTGTGGCCGGACCACAACATCATCGGCCTACTCGCCTCGATCTCTCGTGGATACCCGGTCGGCACCCTCATGTTGCTGCAGACCGGTGGTGACGTCCGTTTCAAGTGTCGCCCGGTCGAGGGCGCCACCCCGCCCCCGGGCATCGAACCGGATACCCTGATTCTCGACGGACAGCAGCGGATGACCTCGCTCTTCCAGTCGCTCATGCTCGGCAAGCCGGTCGAGACACAGAACCAGCGTAAGCAGCGGATCACCGGCTGGTTCTACGTCGACATGGTCAAGGCTCTCGACCCTCATGCGGACCGTGAAGACGCCATCCGCCTTCTGCCGGCGGACCGGGTGGTCCGCAGCTTCCGTGGCGATCTCATCGAGGACTACTCGACCTCGGAGAAGGAATATGCGGCCCGGCTCTTCCCACTCTCCCAGCTCTTTTCCAACCGCGATTGGAGCTACGGTTACGAGGACTACTGGAAGGATCAGGGGCAGGACGGCCGCAAGTGGTGGCGGGACTTCGAGGAGGCATTCGTCCGCCCCTTCGAGCTCTACCAGGTGCCGGTGATCGAACTAGGGAAGCAGACCGAGAGGCAGGCTGTCTGCCAGGTCTTCGAAAAGGTCAACACCGGCGGTGTCACTCTCACAGTCTTCGAGCTACTCACCGCCACATATGCCGCCGAAGAGTTTGACCTGCGCGACCACTGGAACAATGTGGTCCGGGCCGCGTGGAAGGCGCCGGAGTACCGCGTCCTTAAAGAGGTTGCCAACACCGACTTCCTGCAGGCTGTAACCCTGATGGCAACGGCTGCCCGGCGCGCCGAAGCCGCTACCGTCGGGATTGACGAAGAACGTCTGCCGCGAATCGGCTGCAAGCGCAAGGACATGCTGGAACTGGGTCTGGACGAGTACCGCCGCTACGCACCACTGGTCGTCCAAGGCTTCAAGGACGCCGCCAAGTTCCTCCGCCAGCAGTACCTCTTCGACACCAAGTTCCTCCCCTACGGCACCCAGCTGATCCCTCTCGCCGCGATCCTCAGCACGCTCGGCGCACAGGCCGAACCGGCTGGTGCGCAGCAGAAGCTGGCCCGTTGGTACTGGTGCGGTGTGTTCGGCGAGCTGTACGGCGGCTCGACGGAGACCAGGTTCAGCCACGACCTCCCCGAAACCGTGGGCTGGGTGCGCGGCACCGGGGCCGAACCTCGCACCATCCGCGACGCCCGGTTCAGTGAAAGCCGCCTGCTGACATTGCGCACCCGCAACAGCGCCGCCTACAAGGGGATCTACGCGCTTCTGATGAAGGAAGGTGCCATCGACTGGCGGACTGGTGAGAAGACCGAGATCACTGAGTACTTCGCGGAGGCCGTGGACATCCACCACATCTTCCCGCAGGCGTGGTGCGAGCGGGAGAACATCGCCCGGGGCACTTACAACTCAATCGTCAACAAGACCCCTCTGACCGGACGCACCAACCGCATCATCGGCGGGACGGCGCCCTCTGCCTATCTCCCCAGGCTCGCGAGGAACGCCGAGGTGGACGCGGACACGGTGGCCAACCACATTCGTACCCATCTGGTTGATCCCGCGCTGCTCGCCAAGGATGACTTTGCAGGCTTTTTCGAAGCCCGGCAGCAGGCCCTGGTCGAGGCGATCGAGACGGTCACTGGCAAGGCGGTAGTGACTGAAGACGGATATCCCGCAACCGGTGTGGTGGACGAGGACGAGGGCGACGAAGACTGA
- a CDS encoding helix-turn-helix domain-containing protein: protein MARSSVLARAEKVEPNPSHQGVLAATARMAPEAVEVLVRTRDGGELVLPGELVRLLLTSAGELARGHAVTVLASETQLSPAETAELLGLSRPFVARLLDAGDIPSTNLPGSSHRVVRLADVLVFQRQRERRREGRRQIADVLEGVDLPD, encoded by the coding sequence ATGGCTCGTTCCAGCGTTCTTGCCCGTGCCGAGAAGGTGGAGCCGAATCCCTCGCACCAGGGCGTGCTGGCGGCGACTGCTCGGATGGCGCCGGAGGCGGTCGAAGTGTTGGTGCGCACCCGGGATGGCGGTGAGCTCGTGCTGCCCGGGGAGCTGGTCCGCCTGCTCCTGACCTCGGCCGGTGAGCTTGCCCGTGGGCATGCGGTGACGGTTCTGGCGTCCGAGACGCAGCTGTCGCCCGCTGAGACCGCTGAGCTTCTGGGTCTCTCTCGGCCGTTCGTCGCACGCTTGCTTGATGCCGGCGACATCCCTTCGACGAACCTGCCGGGCAGTAGTCACCGGGTGGTCCGCCTTGCGGACGTGCTGGTGTTCCAGCGGCAGCGTGAGCGCCGCCGAGAGGGACGGCGCCAGATCGCAGACGTCTTGGAGGGTGTCGATCTGCCCGATTGA
- a CDS encoding PIN domain-containing protein produces MDTNVLFPFSVMDVMLALTEDAIHEIVWSERLLAEWERVIVREGKRSAKSAAAVAQAVRRFFPDCEIDAAVYGHLVDDMPGGDPDDRHHSAAAVAAGADALITWNLADFPAGDLAARGVRVIDPDTYLCELYKELPHEVAETVVRLVGEKRNPPVTLADAVARLSKAGLPVFADLLTGHFGCRVR; encoded by the coding sequence GTGGACACCAACGTTCTGTTTCCATTCTCGGTCATGGACGTGATGCTGGCTCTCACCGAGGACGCTATTCACGAGATCGTGTGGTCCGAACGGCTGCTCGCCGAGTGGGAACGGGTCATCGTCCGGGAGGGAAAGCGTTCGGCGAAGTCGGCCGCCGCGGTTGCCCAAGCCGTCCGGCGTTTCTTCCCCGACTGCGAGATCGACGCGGCGGTATACGGGCACCTCGTGGATGACATGCCGGGTGGTGACCCCGACGACCGGCATCACTCGGCGGCAGCGGTGGCGGCTGGTGCCGACGCGCTGATCACGTGGAACCTTGCCGACTTCCCTGCCGGTGATTTGGCCGCGCGCGGCGTCCGAGTGATCGATCCAGATACGTACCTGTGTGAGCTGTACAAGGAGTTGCCGCACGAGGTGGCGGAGACGGTAGTCAGGCTTGTTGGAGAGAAGCGCAACCCGCCAGTCACCCTCGCTGATGCCGTCGCCCGTCTCTCAAAGGCCGGCCTACCCGTCTTCGCTGACCTGCTGACGGGGCACTTCGGGTGCCGAGTGAGGTGA
- a CDS encoding DinB family protein, translated as MIDGLAKDVLYGRLRRDREALLWKLDGLSEYDARRPLTASGTNLLGLVKHVATVEARYFGEVFGRPSLEPLPRWQDADGSDLWAAEGETCEQVVGFYRRTWEHSDATIEALPLDAPGHVPWWPEPYDDTTLFAVLVHVLGDSIRHAGHADILREGLDGRTGLRPEHEQPIDEDARAAHRARIERAARSAAPVRP; from the coding sequence ATGATCGATGGGTTGGCCAAAGATGTTTTGTACGGGCGGCTGCGGCGCGACCGTGAGGCGTTGCTCTGGAAGCTCGACGGGTTGTCCGAGTACGACGCCCGGCGGCCTCTGACGGCGTCCGGTACCAATCTGCTCGGGCTTGTGAAGCATGTGGCCACCGTCGAGGCCCGGTACTTCGGTGAGGTCTTCGGCCGCCCTTCGCTCGAGCCGCTGCCCCGGTGGCAGGATGCCGATGGGAGCGATCTGTGGGCGGCCGAGGGGGAGACCTGCGAGCAGGTCGTCGGGTTCTACCGGCGCACCTGGGAGCACTCGGACGCGACGATCGAGGCGCTTCCCCTCGATGCCCCCGGTCATGTGCCGTGGTGGCCGGAACCCTATGACGACACGACCCTGTTCGCCGTCCTGGTCCACGTCCTCGGCGACTCCATCCGGCATGCCGGTCACGCCGACATCCTGCGCGAGGGCCTCGACGGCCGGACCGGGTTGCGTCCCGAACACGAGCAGCCGATCGACGAGGATGCCCGCGCGGCGCATCGCGCGAGGATCGAGCGCGCGGCCAGGTCGGCCGCACCCGTCAGGCCGTAG
- a CDS encoding ABC transporter ATP-binding protein — protein MPIGFQSVDFGYRRRVPVVQRFTIDFPRGRTVFLGPNGAGKSTVLSLAASVLRPDSGTVVYGRKATTRRGDLTAFRRRIAWLPQQIESVPRLTAREQVAYVGWLKGMNRRDAWDRSLGALERVELADLAGQKVRRMSGGQQRRIGVAQSLVHEAEVLLLDEPTAGMDPRQRRVFHEILSGLDQHVVLSTHEVADLEETYDHVVVLDRGTVRFAGEVRDFLALAPHGTAPGRLAEAAYYATVREEGPVCA, from the coding sequence ATGCCCATCGGCTTTCAGTCGGTCGACTTCGGCTATCGCCGTCGCGTTCCCGTCGTTCAGCGCTTCACCATCGACTTTCCGCGCGGGCGGACGGTGTTCCTCGGTCCCAACGGTGCGGGGAAGTCCACCGTGCTGTCACTGGCCGCTTCCGTGCTGCGGCCGGATTCGGGCACCGTTGTGTACGGGAGGAAGGCGACCACGCGGCGTGGTGACCTCACCGCGTTCCGGCGGCGCATCGCCTGGCTGCCTCAGCAGATCGAATCGGTGCCCCGGCTGACCGCCCGCGAGCAGGTGGCGTACGTCGGGTGGCTGAAGGGCATGAACCGGCGGGACGCCTGGGACCGTTCGCTCGGCGCGCTGGAACGGGTCGAGCTCGCCGATCTCGCCGGCCAGAAGGTCCGCCGGATGTCCGGCGGGCAGCAACGCCGGATAGGCGTCGCCCAGTCACTGGTGCACGAGGCCGAAGTCCTGCTGCTGGACGAGCCGACGGCCGGCATGGACCCCCGCCAGCGCCGGGTCTTCCACGAGATCCTGAGCGGCCTCGACCAGCATGTGGTGCTCTCGACGCACGAGGTCGCCGATCTGGAGGAGACCTACGACCACGTCGTCGTGCTGGACCGCGGGACCGTCCGATTCGCCGGTGAGGTACGCGATTTCCTCGCTCTCGCCCCGCACGGCACGGCGCCCGGGCGCCTCGCGGAGGCCGCGTACTACGCCACCGTCCGGGAGGAGGGGCCGGTATGCGCGTAG
- a CDS encoding DUF7224 domain-containing protein, protein MRVATALRTTGAVWIAPLVLGWVWLVTAHEASNEPAYWAGNTVLVGHTLPFYAPACAAFAAWEAGRLRRAGVHRLGAVRGRYAIAFGVLWPVALLGVAAVVACLITVRLQTGAAHDWPHPGVLAMAGYLIVVHTVVGYGLGMMLPRILATPVILVVDYLCLVMPVTITSPMWLRELTGWLDAPYGDVTITVNPMALVVPMLMATGFLAAVLVSAEIARWRRNRFVRIGAAAVASAVCLGVFTASAVAPVRDWTGDPPPQARTDAPVCADGSPRVCVPVEAAASLGPLTEASKEVVPLLVGAGLKPPKELAFVSEAAHIDKQTWRLFLYRDMRDVDLKASVAASALPVIPPCDTSTDVQEGNVGTLAAWLMVKAGLDEEAIRGQYSEKRAADPRLASVVRKVTKLSPEEQLSWYTRNVRLLQQCKPAPETMPAAPPVEG, encoded by the coding sequence ATGCGCGTAGCGACGGCGTTGCGTACGACCGGCGCTGTCTGGATCGCGCCGCTGGTCCTCGGATGGGTGTGGCTGGTCACCGCTCACGAGGCGTCGAACGAGCCGGCCTACTGGGCGGGGAACACGGTTCTCGTCGGGCACACCCTGCCCTTCTACGCCCCTGCCTGCGCGGCGTTCGCCGCCTGGGAGGCCGGGCGCCTGCGACGGGCGGGCGTCCACCGGCTGGGGGCGGTGCGCGGCCGGTACGCCATCGCGTTCGGCGTGCTGTGGCCGGTGGCGCTGCTCGGAGTGGCGGCGGTCGTGGCGTGCCTGATCACCGTGCGACTGCAGACGGGTGCGGCCCACGACTGGCCGCACCCGGGCGTGCTGGCCATGGCCGGGTACCTCATCGTCGTCCACACGGTCGTCGGCTACGGCCTGGGCATGATGCTGCCGCGCATCCTGGCCACCCCCGTGATCCTCGTCGTGGACTATCTGTGCCTCGTCATGCCCGTCACGATCACGTCCCCGATGTGGCTGCGGGAGCTCACCGGGTGGCTCGACGCCCCTTACGGTGACGTCACGATCACGGTGAACCCGATGGCCCTGGTGGTGCCGATGCTGATGGCCACCGGCTTTCTGGCCGCTGTCCTGGTCAGCGCGGAGATCGCCCGGTGGCGTCGTAACCGGTTCGTACGGATCGGGGCCGCGGCCGTCGCGTCCGCGGTCTGCCTCGGTGTGTTCACCGCGTCGGCCGTCGCACCCGTACGGGACTGGACCGGGGACCCGCCGCCGCAGGCCCGCACCGACGCGCCGGTGTGTGCCGACGGCTCGCCCCGGGTCTGTGTTCCCGTGGAGGCGGCCGCCAGCCTGGGCCCGCTGACCGAGGCGTCGAAGGAGGTCGTTCCCCTTCTGGTGGGTGCGGGGCTGAAGCCGCCGAAGGAGCTCGCCTTCGTCTCCGAGGCGGCCCACATCGACAAGCAGACGTGGCGGCTCTTCCTCTACAGGGACATGCGCGACGTGGATCTGAAGGCCAGCGTCGCGGCGTCGGCTCTTCCCGTCATCCCGCCGTGCGACACCTCCACCGACGTCCAAGAGGGCAACGTGGGCACGCTCGCGGCGTGGCTCATGGTCAAGGCCGGCCTGGACGAGGAGGCGATCCGGGGTCAGTACAGCGAGAAGCGAGCCGCCGACCCGCGCCTGGCGTCCGTGGTGCGGAAGGTGACGAAGCTGTCGCCCGAGGAGCAGCTGTCCTGGTACACGCGCAACGTCAGGCTGCTCCAGCAGTGCAAGCCCGCTCCGGAGACCATGCCGGCTGCCCCTCCCGTGGAAGGGTGA
- a CDS encoding peptidoglycan-binding domain-containing protein, producing MIKTALRRGAVAFGAAAIAVTSLAGVAQADVGVPYVKPDQRGDAVVCVQKALQLAGYGIVRDGVYGQATYAALTDFQRRRGLSADGIVGPKTGDAIYYGYLLPSGILAYEESCPTIIPTTH from the coding sequence ATGATCAAGACCGCCCTCCGGCGCGGAGCCGTCGCCTTCGGCGCTGCCGCCATCGCCGTCACCTCGCTCGCAGGCGTCGCCCAGGCCGACGTGGGTGTCCCGTACGTCAAGCCCGATCAGCGCGGTGACGCGGTCGTCTGTGTGCAGAAGGCACTGCAGTTGGCGGGGTACGGGATCGTGCGCGACGGCGTGTACGGGCAGGCGACCTACGCGGCCCTGACCGACTTCCAGCGACGCCGGGGCCTTTCGGCGGACGGCATCGTCGGTCCGAAGACCGGCGACGCCATCTACTACGGCTACCTCCTGCCCTCCGGCATCCTGGCCTATGAGGAGTCCTGCCCCACGATCATCCCCACCACCCACTGA
- a CDS encoding mobilization protein — translation MALDRPRAGPTQCPPQGWRGHVWHCSVRAAPEDRPLSDEGWAAVARRLLNATGIAPDGDPDACRWVAVRHAEDHIHIVATKVRGDLRPSRNWNDFLRADKELVAIEKGYGLRQVPRGDHTAAKRPTRAEQEKARRTGNARTSREHLRTIVRTAVSAATTAAELFQIIEGTGALVDVQYLPSGDVRGYKVALNGDTNAQGEPVWFSGSTLAPDLSYPKIAERLTATETKLTERTGTTAWRRFAVAVDQTPDHLAHDEDEAGQAHITVLAEALDALPLVAPVGLRPQLVQAATVFERAARSRIRAPHQQAQATRCAVKAVLREPAPQDGALLTIVLDALLLAVIAAQHWYRSREHHQQAEAARQTVTHLRTAYRETATEPLATLRQRGTRLTETLRRRQENSLSRALPELAEQILAESGWPSLAATLARAEAVGHEPTALVTQATVRRETDTATSLSEVLIWRLHRLADLT, via the coding sequence ATGGCGTTGGACCGTCCAAGGGCCGGTCCCACGCAGTGCCCGCCCCAGGGGTGGCGGGGACATGTGTGGCACTGCTCGGTCCGGGCCGCACCCGAGGACCGGCCCCTGTCGGACGAGGGGTGGGCAGCCGTCGCCCGCCGCTTGCTCAACGCCACCGGCATCGCTCCGGACGGCGACCCCGACGCCTGCCGGTGGGTCGCCGTCCGCCACGCCGAAGACCACATCCACATCGTCGCCACCAAGGTCCGAGGCGACCTCCGCCCATCACGGAACTGGAACGACTTCCTGCGCGCCGACAAGGAACTCGTCGCCATCGAGAAGGGATACGGGCTCCGCCAGGTTCCGCGCGGAGACCACACCGCCGCCAAACGCCCCACCCGCGCTGAGCAGGAGAAGGCCCGCCGCACGGGCAATGCCCGCACCTCCCGCGAGCACCTGCGCACCATCGTCCGCACAGCAGTCTCGGCGGCCACGACCGCAGCGGAGCTTTTCCAGATCATCGAGGGGACCGGTGCCCTCGTCGACGTCCAGTACCTGCCGTCCGGCGATGTCCGCGGCTACAAGGTCGCCCTCAACGGCGACACCAACGCCCAGGGCGAGCCGGTCTGGTTTTCCGGCTCCACCCTTGCCCCCGACCTCTCCTATCCCAAGATCGCCGAACGCCTGACAGCCACCGAGACGAAACTGACGGAACGGACTGGCACCACGGCCTGGCGGCGGTTCGCCGTCGCCGTCGACCAGACGCCTGACCACCTCGCCCACGACGAGGACGAGGCAGGACAGGCCCACATCACCGTCCTCGCCGAGGCCCTCGACGCACTCCCTCTGGTAGCCCCTGTCGGCCTCCGGCCACAGCTCGTCCAAGCCGCCACCGTCTTCGAGCGCGCCGCCCGATCCCGTATCCGCGCCCCGCACCAGCAGGCCCAGGCCACCCGCTGCGCGGTGAAGGCGGTCCTGCGCGAGCCCGCCCCGCAAGACGGAGCCCTCCTCACGATCGTCCTCGACGCCCTCCTGCTCGCGGTCATCGCCGCCCAGCACTGGTACCGCAGCCGTGAACACCACCAACAGGCCGAAGCCGCCCGCCAGACCGTCACGCACCTCCGCACCGCCTACCGGGAAACGGCCACCGAGCCCCTGGCCACGCTTCGGCAGCGCGGGACACGGCTGACTGAGACTCTGCGCCGCCGACAGGAAAACAGTTTGAGCCGGGCCCTTCCCGAGCTGGCCGAACAGATTCTCGCGGAGTCCGGCTGGCCGTCTCTCGCCGCCACCCTCGCGCGGGCTGAAGCCGTCGGCCACGAGCCCACCGCTCTCGTCACCCAAGCCACCGTCCGACGGGAAACCGACACCGCCACCAGCCTCAGCGAAGTCCTCATCTGGCGCCTCCACCGCCTCGCGGACCTGACCTGA
- a CDS encoding nucleotidyl transferase AbiEii/AbiGii toxin family protein codes for MKLTGLHRRLLADVLAVGGTYPLALTGGYAVQAHGLVDRLSQDLDVATENPDPMEDIATVVRTGLERRGWQVESLETDPLSARLIVTDPASREECEVDILKEALWRPPVHTEHGLVLSLEDVVGTKVRALSDRGLARDLIDVQAAANRWSHVELEELGRRHARDSFDLSELQVRLGGADWIDDTEFAAYGLDEQAITGLRQWAQAWGDDIGERLQELEAPDED; via the coding sequence GTGAAACTCACGGGCCTGCACCGCCGCTTGCTTGCAGACGTGCTTGCGGTAGGTGGCACCTACCCCCTCGCGCTCACCGGCGGCTACGCGGTCCAGGCACACGGCCTGGTCGACCGGCTCAGCCAGGACCTCGATGTCGCGACGGAGAACCCGGATCCCATGGAGGACATCGCGACCGTCGTGCGCACCGGACTGGAGCGGCGCGGATGGCAGGTGGAATCCCTGGAGACAGATCCGCTGTCCGCACGTCTGATCGTCACCGACCCTGCCAGCCGTGAAGAGTGCGAGGTCGACATCCTCAAGGAAGCACTCTGGCGGCCACCCGTACACACCGAGCACGGCTTAGTGCTGTCCCTCGAGGATGTCGTCGGGACCAAAGTCCGCGCGCTGTCCGACCGCGGACTCGCCAGAGACTTGATCGACGTACAGGCCGCCGCGAACCGCTGGAGCCATGTCGAACTTGAGGAACTCGGACGGCGCCATGCCCGCGACTCCTTCGACCTGAGCGAGCTCCAAGTGCGACTGGGTGGCGCCGACTGGATCGACGACACAGAATTCGCCGCCTACGGACTCGACGAGCAGGCAATCACCGGGCTGCGGCAGTGGGCACAGGCATGGGGCGACGACATCGGCGAACGACTCCAGGAGCTGGAAGCTCCGGACGAAGACTGA
- a CDS encoding transcriptional regulator: MASQPRLSDLRRAKFVRRLPAALSELAGPKRGPVHLPLHLAWSGLTTFDLDRPRLRMSYYRIVLAEGQHDDLVQYLDQDLLVGLWPTLRTLVSPDVREVWESAFGELADSARAAA, translated from the coding sequence ATGGCATCACAGCCTCGTCTCTCCGACCTCCGTCGTGCCAAGTTCGTCCGGCGCCTGCCCGCAGCGCTGTCCGAGCTTGCCGGTCCCAAGCGCGGCCCGGTGCACCTGCCGCTCCACCTTGCCTGGTCGGGGTTGACCACGTTCGACCTCGACCGGCCCCGGCTACGGATGAGCTACTACCGGATCGTGCTGGCCGAGGGCCAGCACGACGACTTGGTCCAGTACCTCGACCAAGACCTTCTCGTCGGCCTGTGGCCCACACTGCGCACACTGGTCAGCCCTGATGTCCGCGAGGTCTGGGAGAGCGCCTTCGGCGAGCTGGCCGACAGCGCGCGGGCCGCTGCGTGA